DNA sequence from the Neomonachus schauinslandi chromosome 16, ASM220157v2, whole genome shotgun sequence genome:
TTAATTcaggatctaaaaaaaaaattacctgtaatTTTTCTGAGAATGGATATGTTGCCCCTAAAGCTTATACTATTCTAAATGACTGGGCTTTATGCCATTCCTTTGGGGAGAAAATTATAATATAGAGGACTATTCTATAAACCCCTCCACTGATGTAGTTGGTTAAGttgttcattttcctcattttattggAAACATGTTATATAATATCTGTTCTTACCCCACAGATCTAGATGTATTTAGTGGAGCAAATTATTTGTACATAAACCAATtgtgtttaaaataaaggaaagggagggaTCAAAAAAGACATGATCAATAAAGTTCTAAAATGACCacaaaaagaatacatacaaatttcttatttctcctctgGCTTCTTCAAGTAAACTGTTGCCATATTTTGTAAGCATGGGTTGTACAGTTTCTGCTACATCGACATCTTGGAATCTAATACCTAAAAGTCAATCAGTAAGATTATAAAAGTGAAGTTGGGAAAGAAGGGCTCCTGATTTGCTATCATAAAGAAATTTGCAATATAAGAAAATTTCTTAAGTACTGAGAGATGTGAGAGCACATCTATAGTACAGAGAATCAGAAATCCATTGCCAAAGGGACTACCATTGGCATTAAATGTACACAGCAGCAGGTATTGCAAATTAAACAAACTCTACCATGGAAACCAAATTACTAGAAATATTTTGATTCAACTTAGATTTAGAACAACTAAATTCATTTCTGAAAGAACCAAAGTCAGGGCTTTACAATATAAGCTAAAGTATGAaggaaaaagatttcaaaatcttgattttttttagtatttttgatatagattttaaaaaaaatttttcagtagTTATTCACATTCCTTGACCTTATATATTGAATCTTGTCTTCATTTGTGTGACTCACAGATACGTGTAAGTCAAAATGTTTCCTGTACTTTCATTTATTCCATCTCAATAAGAAAATCCATATTTAAACAGAGATAATTCAAAAAGGGATCACCAGTGAGAttcctttaaataaaacattttgctgCTGCccttaaagtatttttcttgtaaaaatagatacatttttacAAGTCTAGTCCCATTGTTAAAAATGAGACATAATTTTAGTTATATGACTTACACTTACAAAATAAATTACTAGAGCTTAAGGTAGATAAAATTATGAcaaataattcagatttttaatgGGACATAGTCTCAGATATAAGGTACagataaaattcattcttttaagaaagtttatttttaattattttttattttttatttttttttaaagattttatttatttatttgagagagagagaatgagagagagcacatgagaggggggagggtcagagggagaagcagactccctgccgagcagggagcccgatgcgggacttgatcccgggactccaggatcatgacctgagccgaaggcagtcgcttaaccaactgagccacccaggcgcccaagaaagtttatttttaattagaatgGAACTATTATTtgctatttccaaaattttcaacATCTATTGTTGTAGTCCAGACTAAAGACCAGAAAAGGCTCTGCCTAAAACCATTAAAATAGTTTACTGTGTTAAAATTTGCCAATTTTGGCAATAATGCTAATTGTTAAGCTTTTCCTACATAAATCATGGAAAAACTAAACAtcactagaaaaattaaaaaaaaatctacttatccttaaaataatcttttttttaaagattttatttatttatttatttatttatttatttatttatttcacagagagagagagagagagagagcgagagggaacataagcaggggtagtgggagagggagaagcaggcttcccgccgagcagggagcccgatgtggggctcgatcccaggaccctgggaccatgacctgagccgaaggcagacgcttaacaactgagccacccaggcgctccatccttaaaataatcttaaaacttATTGTGTACCAGTGGTTTGCCAATGGTTACATTTTAAAGCATACACAGCTTATAAGAATCTTTGTTCTACTGGTTCTTCACAATAAGGATTGTTTCTATATTACAATGATCACACCTTAAACCAGTACTTTCCATTCCTTCTCTTGACCAGGCACATATAGAAAAATGGAATATGTGTACAGCAGCTTGGGGGCAAGGCTGCCTTAGCCAGGTAGAGTCTAGTGAGTGTTCTCACCTAGCCACGCTACCCTGTGATACTTCTGACAAGTATGGCACAAGTCCCAGGCTCAAAGGTGGTCTTGAAGAGGCTATTAAGATTACTAAGGTATCAACCCTGATGATGGTGTCTCAAGTTTACTCAGAAAGATAATGGTTGAGAAAACATTCATCACTATCGAGTGCTTTGTGCAGCTTCTACATCTTGGACTCTGTACCAAGCAGCGAAAAAGGTCTGAATTACTAAGAGTGTATAACCACAAGGAGAAATTTAAACTTTCTAGTCACATTTTAAAGACTGTGCTGCTCTGtggctccttttttcttttccctatagGAGGAAACTTCCACCAGACTCTTCTATTTAAACAGCAATTCATAGCAGTAGATTAGTTTGCCACGTTAATCTACAATTTGGGCATTGCATCTTTATTTAGTATCAAAGACCTTACAGACCTTAGAGATCATCTTGCCTTGACAGATGACCAAACTAAGGTTGAGAGAGCGTAACTGACTTTTGAAAGGTAAAATACACTACCATGGAGTTGCCATCTTTTGACCTTTTTTCTCATCTGGTGttataactccattttacagatgggaaaaataaGGCTCTGAGAGGTCAAGTGCTCTCTTCCAAGTAGAAAGTTAATTAGCAGCACAGTGTATTTCTTAACTTATAATGTGCTATGATTGCTTTGGTTATATCAAAGTCTACTGCCAGTCTCACAAGCTAGGTGTAGCTGAGCCCTTTCATTGTGCAGCTGCCTCCTGCCTATATGGAGGCCTTACTGAGTTCAAGGGAACTCTGCCTAGGGAAGAGATAGTGTCCATATTTTGGcttggagaaaaaaacagaagaaaattttctccttttctgtttatATGGCATTTTTTGTCCTCCTCGATGAATTGAAAGTTTTACACGATTTTTTGTGTCCCTCAAAATGTTTGGTCTTTATGTGAAGCATGTTCCAAATGAAGATCAACTGCAGCTACAAATTTAATTCCTTCCCTAgtagttgaaatttaaaaaatgttacttaaaatatttattgacttttcACCTCATTGTAAATAAAGTTTGTCCATGGGTGGGGAGAGTTgggaatttttattagaaatatttaggTTCTTCCTATATTAAGTTTCAGTGGGTAGGTTTTAGGTGATTCATTCTCAAAATGAGGAAAGTGATTGACCTATGATCATTTTTGGAGATGGAGGAGACCTTTATGGTCACTTGcataaatccttttattttacatGGAAGGAGCAAGTTCAGAATGATTagatgacttgtccaaggtcaccagaTAGTAAGTAGAGGAGCaagaacacaattttttaaaccCTTGTTACGTGCATGTTGCATTGTCATGCTACCTCCATACGATGAGAGATTTAAACAATTCTGCAAATTTTCAAAGAGGTCTTTTGACAAAGAAGTTAAGTGTGATCATTCAAAACAGAAAGTGTGATCATAAATAAGCAAACTAGCTGGTTTCCCCATTTGCCTGAGTCAATGTGATTTCCGTCTGCAATACAGAAAACCAACTCAAACTAAACTCCTATTTTATACGGTTTCACACACATCTCTCATATCAGGATAAATAATTATGTTCAGTgttttactcaacaaatattttcatgttaatatTAGCATTTTATCAAAACGCAAGTCATAAAactattttcctatttctaaagGTACTTAAAAAcctgagaaatacagaaatactgtgtgtgtgcatgcatgttaaAACAGCCTACTAAAAGACTTACATTTAGGATTTAATATAAGCTTATTTTACCTTTCCTGGGGCACTCTTGTACGCCTGCATTTTCATGCACTTTTCTACGCCCAGTGTTAACACGAGATTGCACATAATTGTATGGGGTTTGCCTGTAACCCTGGATTTGAAGTTGCTGTTTGGCTGAAATGAGTCTGTTTTTGAGGACTTCATTCTGTCTTTCAAGCTCATGAACTTTCTCTTGCAGCTGCTCCatcatttcttccatttccaCATCTCGTCCCAGCCGCTTGGGGCCGCCACCAACCTGCTCATATCTTTTCTTGTCATTAACTAGCCGTATTAACTTGGTGGCCATTctagggaaataataaaaagatgaaaaggaatgTGAGAAGTCAGCATAAAATGCATTCTGTTGAAAGGAACATAATCACTGTGAGGACTTCAGTGCAGAACCTGAATAATAAATTTCAGGTTTTGATGTAACTATTACTGCCTGTGAAGAATCCTTTGATGATAATTGAAACCACTGGGCAACAATCTGCTTTATAGCACTGACAAATAACAGTTTCCTAAGGCTTATCATTTAAGGTTAGTAAAGAGAGGACACATATTTACTCCATATGTTCCTCAAATGCAATTTTTAACGCATGACCTTATGTAGGAATGCTGTATGCACTTAAATGCAGCTACAGATTGTGGATGTGGTGGGTTATAGATGTGAGCCACAGTAAGTTACAACTTTTGAAAAGTGTGTTAAGACTATGCAGCATTTAGGTGATATGTTTCAGGTGAACTGTTTTCAGGTTCTCTAAGATTAAGACacattacaaatacaaaaatgttaGGATGCATAGGTACACACAGATAAAAAGCCCAACGAAAAATTCAGAGAAACCGAAATGTGCCACTAAATGTTGCTTAGTGCCCAAGAAACATTCATATTTAATGGTAGAAAATACTTAGATGCAGAAAGTATTACTTTAATGCTACCTTTAAATTTAGACAGAAGTTGTGCTTTTGATATCTTAGGAGTTTATACCTTTCattcttttaagttttgataAAAACTGGTTAGACAGAACAAAAGACAGAAAGGGCACATGGGGGTGATGTAATATACATGTACGGAAAACATGCCTGACAGTGAATGGAAAAATCTTGGcaggacaagaaagaaaaggtggCTTTGATGAGAGACACAAGTTCAAGACTTTACAAAATTGGTCGCACATCTTCAATAGCTGATTCTAGTTTACAGTGaatctatttttataaagagcCAGACGgagattgaaaataaaaactcacttcatttttctttaaacgGGGTTTGCTTTATTTTAGCATGGTTATGGACAGAAGCTTTTACTTAAGAgaacaaaagtgaaataaaaaagtgCTTAATAGCTTTGGGATGTCATAGAACAACTTTTTTTTGCCCTAAGCAGAGTCCTCTGTAAAAGCAGTAGTAATACATGTCTATCTACACTTCTGGCTACTCGGCCTACAGCATGTGGCATCAGGGAGAGCTATGCATAACATAATCAGTTaagattgttttctctttcccttgaaGCAAATCCATTAAACATGCTTTATAAGGGATACAGGATAATAAAAACCAAGATCCAAGAGTACCACAAACACCCTAGTAAAATAATCAATGGATTAGTTCCTTTTCCACCGAATCCAGAGGATGATATATCATTGGGAAATTTGGGCAGGTATCATAAGCCCAGCAGAGCCACACATTCTATCTAGCCCTTTAATGAGTTTAGGATCCTTTGCCCCGCCCAATGGCTTAGCCATAGAAATATGGTTGCTATCTAACTGAGATGTCAACCTAAATATCTGAATCTTTTGTTTCAGAGAGTCTATCACGGGATAGAGATCAcattcaaaagacacaggtataatataaaaaaaaaaagacaacacatgGAGAATAATAAATGACccaaatttttaaggaaagaaaagtacaTCAGTAGAGTGGTTTTAAATTCCTTCAAGGATGTTCAAGTCAACTTTTTGTCAGGAAACAAGATTACATGTTTGTCCAGTAAAAGcagtaattttcatttgtttgatgTGGTTATTTGGTGGTATTAACGCATTGTATGTGATTTGGTAAAGTTTGAGTACTTACTTAAAAAGGTGGTTTATCAAATCTACATTTATGCTAATGTGATACTAATTACATCTTAAGGATAAATTTAAAAGCAgttctggggcatctggctggctcagttggtagagcatgcgactcttgatcttggggttgtaagtttgaaaccccatgttgggtgtgacgattacttaaaaatttaaaaaaaaaaaaaaagagcagttctACATGTGCCTCTAGGTAATGTCCGTGGTGTGAAATTCAGAAGGATTTTAGAGCTTTGGGTCACAGTGGTCATTGGATCACTGCTCTCAGGGCTAAGTAAAATAACATCGCAGGAGGTTAAATGGCTTGAACATAATACCATAGGCCAGGGGCAGAGAAATAATAGAACACATGCATACAGCTGGACTCCTAGCCGAGTCCTTTTTTCATTAAACTACATGGCTCATTATTaggttgttttatattttctggctAGGACAAATTGCTAATGAGGTCAAGGTTGTGAATTCAATTATTTTACTGACCAATTAGgcttacaaaggaaaaaaaattgttcagtgGTCATAGAGTACATTCCTCATTCCGATAGGACATGTGTGTGTTACTGGTCAGAAAAGGAATCAGGCAAGTGAGTCACATGTCTTGAAAAAAGACATTACCATGActcaaaaatgaactcaaagtaAAAGCGCCATACACGGTAGGTCAGTGGGTCATTAAAACAAAGTCCACAGAGTAGAACCTGAACTAGAATCACCCCTTTAGGATGCATTCTAAGCAGAATCCTCCCCCCTCACCCATCTTCTTTCTTCCATAGCTGTCTCACCTTTTCATTTTACCTAGAACATGAATATGAATACAGGCCTGTTGAAGCTTACAAATGGGaatgtgcttttttgtttttaatgccacACATTCATAAGATAGTCAAAGTGTTTCTTGAACAAGAAGGTATGAAAGAATATCTACTCTTAAGAAGTTATCCCAGCAAAAATTTTTTGCACACAAATCAAGTGACAACGTTTCTTCAGAAACCGTAGAGACTCTTTTAAATAGAGATTCTAGACTCATCCAAGCAAAGTTAAACATGTTCCAGCTACTGAAGTGAGGTTCTCATTAGTAAACCCCAAATCTTAAGGGAACATGCATTCTAACAAATTAGAATAGCTAATTACTTTttcaaactttcattttaaaCCAAGGCATTTAAAAAACAGATGCTTTGGTCATTTGATTAAACTATAAATATTAAAccataagttatttatagatatgATATACTTGTGGCACTCTTAGCTGTTagctctttctttcaaatagcaACTTCAGACATAATAAACACTCATCATCTCTTTGGTTTATTATTCTAGTTTTTAagatcttccatttttaaaaattgtatttatttacaacCTGCCTTATTCCAAGAAAGATTCCAGGTGGagttttcaattaattttataaaaaaagcaTATCGTCCAAACTTCACAGAGTCAGGagaaaaagctaaaagctttttaTCATAACCTTTTAATTTTATCCTCTTGCTTGCGGGCATGCTGTTTAAGCAAAATGTTCTCATCATGCAGACGCAAAAATCTGTCTTCCAGTTCCTCACGACTGATACGTGACACTGCCTGGCGAGACTTCATTGTCCGTGTTGTTGAAGTTTCTGTAAAAATGCCAAGGTAATTAATAGTGGGATTACTTAAAATAGTCTCTAAAAATGATAACTGTTGATATTAATATAATCTCTGACCCactcatcttttttcctttgtgacccactattaagattattttagaaaatgttacaGTGTTGTTTACATCACCAATCAGAGGGAAGAATAATAATCTTTGCTATTAAAAGTTTACATATAATATTAAGGATTTGAACAATAGCAGTATCCATTCAAAATGGTATTTAGATAACCATTCCTTAAGAATGTAAGATGGAACCCTGATTCAATAAGACTTTTCAACTTATATGCTCAatgttgaaaaaaacaaaagattatctaaaagtatttctttttttttttttttacagaggcAAGAGTTATAATTTGGTGAACATAGCATATTTTTCAGAGCTACGTATGGGTTTTGGGTTCTAGAAAATAAACTGTAATTTGCAAGTACAAACAACAAACcttcaaaaatcatttataagctatcttatgtatttttttttttttttttaagatttatttgacagagcgagagcaggaacacaagcagggggagtgggagagggagaagcaggcttcccaccgagcagggagcccgatatgggactcaggaccctgggatcatgacctgagccaaaggcagacacttaaagactgagccacccaggtgctctatcttatgtatttttaaagaacttttatgccttttaacatgtatatataattttttacatatgCTTAAATTTGGTATTTTCCATATCACTGGCTAATTTGCATTAATcatccaaaagaaacaaagaacaaatggaCAAAGGTTAAAGCCCCTATGGCGGGTTACTGAGGATAAGAATTGAACTTAAGGTAGCAAATTCCAATAAATAGCTTTGCACAATTGACATTTATTTGTATTCGAATACCTGGTACTCCACCAAAGATCTAAAGCAAAGCTTGTACATactttttactttcaaaaataaaacctgtatggtcaaatttatctttttcaatGAACAATGCACTGACCGCCTTTTTGTGGTAGTTCAAGGTGGCCACTCAAATTGTTCTAATTAACAGGGGTATGAAGACAACCTTAGTGGAATGTATTTGCTATCACAGCAGTCTCAATGACAAATGCAGTAGCATGACAGCAGAGCTGACacgaaacaacaaacaaaaacacagctCTACACTCTGAATTGTTCCTCAAAGCTGTGTTTTTCATTCTCAATTTGAAAGTGACTTTTTAgctctagggcaaccactaagtGATAAAAGGATAAAGGAAACCTTTAATGTATAGTAATTTGATAAAACAAAGTCAGTATCACTCGGATAAACAAACCATTTTGAGATACTCTACTTGAAaggcaaaattttttaaatatggcatTTCCCCccatataaaatttaaacataaagaaacattttaatggtGAATGTGATTTAAACCAGGCAATTCGGTTTGGAGGCTTGATACTCTCTGTGTAGTTTCTACTGATGTGTGGAA
Encoded proteins:
- the LOC110593433 gene encoding protein fantom-like, translated to MSRPTDETAGDLPVKDMGLNLSGVGGLQETSTTRTMKSRQAVSRISREELEDRFLRLHDENILLKQHARKQEDKIKRL